Part of the Salvelinus sp. IW2-2015 unplaced genomic scaffold, ASM291031v2 Un_scaffold11406, whole genome shotgun sequence genome is shown below.
YCCTATTCCttatatggaccctggtcaaaagtagtacaccaaataaggaatagggtacaTGTTTCTGCACTGAGCATGCCATTTTCTTTACGAGGAGCGATCATCATGAGGACTCCCATCTGAGTTCTCAGTCTCCCCCTCTGATATGACCTGCATGGGTGCCGTATAGAGGCGGCTACGGGTGCTGTAGCGACTACTATTGGCTGCAGGGGGGATCCGGGAGCGCCCCTGTCTGGACGAAGCCGACGTGGGGGGTGTTTTAGGGCTGAAGCTGTCTGAACTGGGCCTGGGGAAGAGGTTGGGGGGGAAGAGTTGTTCCCCGGCCGCCTGCAATGACGGCtcctggaggggagaggggggctcCTCGGTGGGGTACCTGACCTGGCCCTCCGCAGCCAAGGGGTGCCCAGGGGACTTCGGCGCGATGGGGCTCTTGAGGATCTCTGTAGCAGACATGCGGTAGCTGGAATCAGTCCGGCTGCCCTTCTTCAGGAGAAGCAGCTTGAACTCCTCGTTGGAGGTGCTGGACTTCTTGGCGCTGCGGTAGATGGGTCCTGGGGTGCGCTGGGTCCCGGCCGTGGTCAGGGTGGAGAGGGCTGGGGCGGGGGGGATGATgagagggggcggaggggggaTGGCTGGGAGGATAGCTGCAGGGGGAACGACGGCAGCCGGAGGAGGACACAGACGGCTCTTCCCACTCAGCTCTCCAGAGTCCTTACGGCCCAGGACTTTTCTCTTGGACCTAGAATAGGAGAGTGTTACACGGTTCAGGTAAACAGGACATTTTATAGCCCATTCTGCTGTGGTTCTGATGTCTGATGGGTTT
Proteins encoded:
- the LOC112080067 gene encoding actin remodeling regulator NHS-like — its product is MSPSKSRTTEDLFAMIHRSKRKVLGRKDSGELSGKSRLCPPPAAVVPPAAILPAIPPPPPLIIPPAPALSTLTTAGTQRTPGPIYRSAKKSSTSNEEFKLLLLKKGSRTDSSYRMSATEILKSPIAPKSPGHPLAAEGQVRYPTEEPPSPLQEPSLQAAGEQLFPPNLFPRPSSDSFSPKTPPTSASSRQGRSRIPPAANSSRYSTRSRLYTAPMQVISEGETENSDGSPHDDRSS